In one window of Rhodopseudomonas palustris HaA2 DNA:
- a CDS encoding ABC transporter ATP-binding protein codes for MTALLRAERLEAFYGASQILHGIDLSVARGEQVALLGRNGMGKTTLLRALMGLVPTCRGQRLLYGDDIAGIPPDAIARRGVALVPEGRGVFGALSVVENLTMAARPGRDGRATWTLPRIFELFPRLAERRGHGGHQLSGGEQQMLTIGRALMTNPDLLLIDEATEGLAPLVAQEIWRTLGIIRGEGVATLVVDKDFRSLSAIADRMVLLAKGVVVFDGAPAKLAAQPELLERHLGV; via the coding sequence ATGACGGCGCTGCTGCGGGCCGAGCGGCTCGAGGCGTTCTACGGCGCGAGCCAGATCCTGCACGGCATCGACCTGTCGGTGGCGCGCGGCGAGCAGGTCGCACTGCTCGGCCGCAACGGCATGGGCAAGACCACGTTGCTGCGCGCGCTGATGGGGCTGGTACCGACCTGCCGAGGTCAGCGGCTTTTGTACGGCGATGATATCGCGGGCATTCCGCCCGATGCGATCGCGCGGCGCGGCGTCGCGTTGGTGCCGGAAGGCCGTGGCGTGTTCGGCGCGCTGTCGGTGGTGGAGAATCTCACCATGGCGGCGCGGCCCGGCCGCGACGGCCGCGCCACCTGGACTCTGCCGCGGATCTTCGAGCTGTTTCCGCGGCTCGCCGAGCGCCGCGGTCATGGCGGGCATCAACTCTCCGGCGGCGAGCAGCAGATGCTGACGATCGGCCGCGCGCTGATGACCAACCCGGATCTGCTGCTGATCGACGAAGCCACCGAAGGCCTGGCACCGCTGGTCGCGCAGGAAATCTGGCGCACCCTCGGAATCATCCGCGGCGAAGGCGTCGCCACGCTCGTGGTCGACAAGGATTTCCGCAGCCTGTCGGCGATCGCCGACCGCATGGTGCTGCTGGCGAAGGGCGTTGTCGTGTTCGACGGCGCGCCGGCGAAACTCGCCGCGCAGCCGGAGTTGTTGGAGCGGCATCTCGGGGTTTAG
- a CDS encoding ABC transporter ATP-binding protein, with amino-acid sequence MPELGLRAERLGKRFGGVRAVADVSVDIKHGEIHAVIGPNGAGKSTLINLLSGELTASSGEIRLGDADITGLAPDRRARAGIGRAFQKTTIFPRFSVHENVRLAAQARSRAPLRMFGGASADPAVQRRTLEAIGKAGLAGREAIVANVLSHGEQRQLEIAMVLATNPSIILLDEPLAGMGQAEARSIIALIASLRERHAVLIVEHDMDAVFELADRLTVMQDGQVIASGLPQDVRRHPAVRAAYLGNHGDAA; translated from the coding sequence ATGCCTGAACTCGGATTGCGCGCCGAACGGCTCGGCAAACGCTTCGGCGGCGTTCGCGCGGTCGCCGACGTGTCGGTCGACATCAAGCATGGCGAAATCCACGCGGTGATCGGGCCGAATGGTGCCGGCAAGTCGACGCTGATCAATCTGCTGTCGGGCGAACTCACCGCCAGCAGCGGCGAGATCCGACTCGGCGACGCCGACATCACCGGGCTCGCGCCGGACCGGCGCGCCCGCGCCGGAATTGGCCGCGCGTTTCAGAAGACCACGATCTTTCCGCGCTTCAGCGTGCACGAAAACGTTCGGCTCGCGGCGCAGGCGCGGTCGCGCGCCCCGCTGCGGATGTTCGGCGGGGCTTCGGCTGATCCCGCGGTGCAGCGCCGCACCTTGGAGGCGATCGGAAAGGCCGGGCTCGCCGGGCGCGAGGCGATCGTCGCCAATGTGCTCAGCCACGGCGAACAGCGCCAGCTCGAAATCGCGATGGTGCTCGCGACTAACCCTTCGATCATCCTGCTCGACGAGCCGCTCGCCGGCATGGGGCAAGCCGAAGCGCGCAGCATCATCGCGCTGATCGCGTCATTGCGCGAGCGCCATGCGGTGCTGATCGTCGAGCACGACATGGACGCGGTGTTCGAACTCGCCGACAGACTCACGGTGATGCAGGACGGCCAGGTGATCGCCTCGGGTTTGCCGCAAGACGTGCGCCGCCATCCCGCGGTGCGCGCGGCTTATCTCGGCAATCATGGAGACGCGGCATGA
- a CDS encoding branched-chain amino acid ABC transporter permease: MTNERTSLIRSSALPAICLIAALALPFVVPVYYVQFASKALILGVLAMALNLVVGQGGLVSLCHAAFFGLAGYVLALMSPKYDAASLLLTWPAAVLAASFAALVIGALALRTRGVYFIMVTLAFGEMLFYLFHDADFAGGSDGAFINVKPELVIAGVRLLDLDKPLTFYFLVLGVTVAAIALLVTVVRSPFGHALAAARDNERRARALGFPIFRIRLIAFVLSGALSGVAGYLAAVQFGFVAPQMLGWHQSATVLVMVLIGGLGTVTGPLIGALVLLGLEEVLKASFEHWKLIEGVIVIAIVLLLPNGVRQLWPMLVGDREPKSVHGKQTTPAPRPASETGHA, from the coding sequence ATGACGAACGAAAGGACGAGCCTGATCCGATCAAGCGCACTGCCGGCAATCTGTCTGATCGCCGCACTCGCGCTGCCCTTCGTCGTGCCGGTGTACTACGTACAATTCGCCAGCAAGGCGCTGATTCTCGGCGTGCTGGCGATGGCGCTCAATCTGGTGGTCGGGCAGGGCGGGCTGGTGTCGCTGTGCCATGCCGCATTCTTTGGCCTGGCCGGCTACGTGCTGGCGCTGATGTCACCGAAATACGACGCGGCGTCGTTGCTCCTGACGTGGCCTGCCGCAGTGCTGGCGGCGAGTTTTGCCGCACTGGTGATCGGGGCGTTGGCGCTGCGCACCCGCGGCGTATACTTCATCATGGTGACGCTCGCTTTCGGTGAAATGCTGTTCTACCTGTTTCACGATGCCGACTTCGCCGGCGGCTCCGATGGCGCCTTCATCAACGTCAAGCCGGAATTGGTGATCGCGGGCGTCCGTCTGCTCGATCTCGACAAGCCGCTGACGTTCTACTTTCTCGTGCTCGGCGTCACCGTGGCGGCGATCGCGTTGCTGGTGACGGTGGTGCGCTCGCCGTTCGGCCACGCGCTGGCGGCGGCGCGCGACAATGAGCGCCGCGCCCGCGCGCTCGGCTTCCCGATCTTCCGCATTCGCCTCATCGCCTTCGTGCTGTCCGGTGCGCTCAGTGGCGTCGCCGGCTATCTCGCCGCGGTGCAGTTCGGCTTCGTCGCACCGCAGATGCTGGGCTGGCATCAGTCGGCGACGGTGCTGGTGATGGTGCTGATCGGTGGGCTCGGCACCGTGACCGGGCCGCTGATCGGTGCGCTGGTGCTGCTCGGGCTCGAGGAAGTGCTGAAAGCGAGCTTCGAGCACTGGAAACTGATCGAGGGCGTGATCGTGATCGCAATCGTACTGCTGCTGCCGAACGGCGTCCGCCAGCTTTGGCCGATGCTCGTGGGCGATCGCGAGCCGAAGTCCGTGCACGGCAAACAGACCACGCCGGCTCCGCGCCCGGCATCGGAGACCGGCCATGCCTGA
- a CDS encoding branched-chain amino acid ABC transporter permease produces MDLITFGVQLLNAVQYGMVLFLVASGLTLVFGILGVINLAHGAFYMLGAYLAYWIALMTGNFLVALVGGVAIAFVLGLALESVFIRWLYGRDHLAQVLLSFGLILVIDEARQLLFGKDVHSVAPPDWLSGSLQLTDNLSYPVYRLAICVFCLAVAALIFFVITRTKIGMIVRAGAENREMTRVLGIDYDKVNRLVFATGIALAALGGIVTAPMSTVYPGMGDGMLILSFVVVVLGGIGSVAGAAVGALLIGFTDTFGKVFFPSVSGMLIYLLMAIVLLWRPNGILGRREV; encoded by the coding sequence ATGGACCTGATCACCTTCGGCGTGCAGCTCCTGAATGCCGTCCAATACGGCATGGTGCTGTTCCTGGTCGCCAGCGGGCTAACGCTGGTGTTCGGCATTCTCGGCGTGATCAATCTCGCGCATGGCGCGTTCTACATGCTCGGCGCGTATCTGGCCTATTGGATCGCGCTCATGACCGGCAACTTTCTGGTCGCGCTGGTCGGCGGCGTCGCGATCGCTTTCGTGCTCGGGCTGGCGCTGGAAAGCGTATTCATCCGCTGGCTGTACGGCCGCGATCATCTGGCGCAGGTGCTGCTGTCGTTCGGGCTGATCCTGGTGATCGACGAGGCGCGGCAACTGCTGTTCGGCAAGGACGTGCATTCGGTGGCGCCGCCGGACTGGTTGTCCGGCTCGCTCCAGCTCACCGACAATCTGTCTTATCCAGTCTATCGCCTCGCGATATGCGTGTTCTGTCTGGCGGTCGCGGCGCTGATCTTTTTCGTGATCACCCGGACCAAGATCGGCATGATCGTCCGCGCCGGCGCCGAGAACCGCGAGATGACCCGGGTGCTGGGCATCGACTACGACAAGGTCAACCGCCTCGTCTTCGCCACCGGCATTGCGCTGGCCGCCCTCGGCGGCATCGTCACCGCGCCGATGTCGACGGTTTATCCGGGCATGGGTGACGGCATGCTGATCCTGAGCTTCGTGGTCGTGGTGCTCGGCGGCATCGGCTCGGTTGCCGGCGCCGCGGTCGGCGCGCTGCTGATCGGCTTCACCGACACCTTCGGCAAGGTGTTCTTCCCGAGCGTGTCCGGCATGCTGATCTATCTGCTGATGGCGATCGTCCTGCTGTGGCGCCCGAACGGCATTCTGGGCCGGCGGGAGGTGTGA
- a CDS encoding ABC transporter substrate-binding protein yields MSTIRRLPPLSRRALLTGAAGAATIAVAPRFATPAIAQTSPLKVGLMLPYTGTFAKLGQFIDDGFRLRVEQAGGKLGGRDVTFVQVDDESKPEAATDNMNRLVGREKVDVVVGTVHSGVAMAMVKVARDSGTLLIIPNAGANDATGPACAPNIFRTSFSNWQTTFPMGKVMADAGIKNVVTITWKYTAGAEMVGAFAENFTRNGGKIVEDLTLPFPQVEFQALITRIAQLKPDAVFSFFAGGGAVKFVKDYAAAGLNKTIPLYGAGFLTDGTIEAQGEAANGIKTTLHYADNLDNPANVAFLKAFKAKTQKDGDIYAVQGFDAAALLDIGLGAVKGDAGARDTMIKAMAAAKIDSPRGPLSFNKAHNPIQNIYLREVKNGRNEMVSIAQAAVDDPARGCKMT; encoded by the coding sequence ATGTCCACGATCCGACGTTTGCCGCCGCTATCCCGGCGTGCGCTGCTGACCGGCGCCGCGGGCGCCGCCACCATTGCAGTCGCGCCGCGCTTCGCCACGCCCGCCATCGCGCAGACCTCGCCGCTCAAGGTCGGGCTGATGCTGCCCTACACCGGCACGTTCGCGAAGCTCGGCCAGTTCATCGACGACGGCTTCCGGCTGCGCGTCGAGCAGGCCGGCGGTAAGCTCGGCGGGCGTGATGTGACCTTCGTGCAGGTCGACGACGAGTCCAAGCCGGAGGCCGCCACCGACAACATGAATCGCCTGGTCGGCCGTGAGAAGGTCGACGTCGTGGTCGGCACCGTGCATTCCGGCGTCGCGATGGCGATGGTCAAGGTCGCGCGCGATAGCGGCACGCTGCTGATCATTCCCAACGCCGGCGCCAACGACGCCACCGGACCGGCCTGCGCGCCGAACATCTTCCGCACCTCGTTCTCGAACTGGCAGACCACCTTCCCGATGGGCAAGGTGATGGCGGACGCGGGCATCAAGAATGTCGTCACCATCACCTGGAAGTACACCGCCGGCGCCGAAATGGTCGGCGCCTTCGCGGAGAACTTCACCAGGAACGGCGGCAAGATCGTCGAGGATCTGACGCTGCCGTTCCCGCAGGTCGAATTCCAGGCGCTGATCACGCGCATCGCGCAGCTCAAACCCGACGCGGTGTTCAGCTTCTTCGCCGGCGGCGGCGCGGTGAAATTCGTCAAGGACTACGCCGCGGCGGGCCTCAACAAGACGATTCCGCTGTATGGCGCGGGCTTTCTCACCGACGGCACCATCGAGGCGCAGGGCGAGGCGGCCAACGGGATCAAGACGACGCTGCACTACGCCGACAATCTCGACAACCCCGCCAACGTCGCCTTCCTCAAGGCGTTCAAGGCCAAGACCCAGAAGGACGGCGACATCTACGCGGTGCAGGGCTTTGACGCCGCCGCGCTGCTCGATATCGGCCTCGGCGCGGTGAAGGGCGATGCCGGCGCGCGCGACACGATGATCAAGGCGATGGCGGCGGCCAAGATCGACAGTCCGCGCGGGCCGCTGTCGTTCAACAAGGCGCACAACCCGATCCAGAATATCTATCTGCGCGAGGTGAAGAACGGCCGCAACGAAATGGTGTCGATCGCGCAAGCCGCTGTCGACGACCCGGCGCGCGGCTGCAAGATGACGTGA
- a CDS encoding PilZ domain-containing protein, with product MSGIGRWPRRSMAPEYRGQRGVGSVLKPLIIGCGSCREQMEYAVDDKRRLPRSDIEEPAHVSFGGTSLGCVVRNISADGAAIEVANAAYIPERFRLVMIAGDVRQCRLVWIKQNRIGVAFEG from the coding sequence ATGAGCGGCATCGGCCGTTGGCCGCGTCGATCGATGGCGCCGGAATATCGCGGGCAGCGCGGGGTTGGATCCGTGCTGAAACCGCTGATCATCGGCTGCGGTAGCTGTCGAGAACAGATGGAATACGCAGTGGACGACAAGCGAAGACTCCCCCGCAGCGACATCGAGGAACCGGCCCATGTTTCGTTCGGCGGGACGAGCCTCGGATGTGTGGTCCGCAACATCTCCGCAGACGGAGCCGCCATCGAGGTGGCGAACGCCGCCTACATCCCGGAGCGTTTTCGCCTGGTGATGATCGCCGGCGACGTGCGCCAGTGCCGCCTGGTCTGGATCAAGCAGAACCGCATCGGCGTGGCGTTCGAGGGGTAG
- the ugpB gene encoding sn-glycerol-3-phosphate ABC transporter substrate-binding protein UgpB, which translates to MAIGSDRRCGRARILLISAVVLLAIAVGNAPAQAATEIAWWHAMSGQLGRELEKLAADFNTSQSDYRVVPTYKGNYTEAVTAAIFAFRSSSQPAIVQVNEIATATMMAAKGAVYPVYELMRDEKEAFSPSDYLPAVAGYYTDLAGNMLSFPFNASTPMLYYNKSMFRKVGLDPETPPATWPDVGAAAKRLVAAGVPCGLTTSWPSWVNVENFSAYHNLPLATRANGLGGMDAVLVFNNPVLVRHIAELAEWQKTRVFDYGGRATATEPRFQRGDCGIFVGSSATRADIIANSKFEVGYGRLPFWPDVAGAPQNTIIGGATLWVLRGRPADEYKGVAKFFAYLSRADVQAAWHQNTGYLPVTRAAYELTRAQGFYERNPGTAISIEQMTLKPPTDNSRGLRLGSFVLIRDVIDDELEQAFSGRKPAQAAMDSAVERGNKLLRQFERTQP; encoded by the coding sequence ATGGCTATCGGGAGTGATCGGCGATGCGGACGAGCCAGGATCCTACTGATATCCGCGGTTGTTCTGCTTGCAATCGCCGTGGGCAACGCCCCCGCCCAGGCGGCGACCGAGATCGCATGGTGGCACGCGATGTCCGGCCAACTCGGCCGGGAGCTCGAAAAGCTCGCCGCGGACTTCAACACGTCGCAATCCGACTACCGTGTGGTGCCCACCTACAAGGGCAACTACACCGAGGCGGTGACTGCCGCGATTTTCGCCTTCCGCTCGTCGAGCCAGCCGGCGATCGTGCAGGTCAACGAGATCGCGACCGCCACGATGATGGCGGCGAAAGGCGCGGTCTATCCGGTCTACGAATTGATGCGCGACGAAAAGGAAGCGTTCTCTCCGTCGGACTACCTTCCCGCGGTCGCCGGCTATTATACCGATCTGGCCGGCAACATGCTGTCGTTTCCGTTCAACGCCTCGACCCCGATGCTGTACTACAACAAGTCGATGTTCAGAAAGGTCGGCCTCGACCCCGAGACGCCGCCGGCGACATGGCCTGACGTCGGCGCCGCGGCGAAGCGGCTGGTCGCCGCCGGGGTGCCGTGCGGACTCACCACGTCGTGGCCGTCCTGGGTCAATGTCGAGAATTTCTCCGCCTATCACAACCTCCCGCTCGCGACCCGGGCGAACGGCCTCGGCGGGATGGATGCAGTACTGGTCTTCAACAATCCCGTCCTGGTTCGGCACATCGCCGAACTGGCGGAATGGCAGAAGACCAGGGTATTCGACTATGGTGGCCGCGCCACCGCCACGGAGCCGCGATTCCAGCGGGGCGATTGCGGTATCTTCGTCGGCTCCTCGGCGACCCGCGCCGATATCATCGCCAATTCCAAATTCGAGGTCGGTTACGGCCGGCTGCCGTTCTGGCCGGACGTCGCCGGCGCGCCGCAAAACACCATTATCGGCGGCGCGACGCTGTGGGTGCTGCGCGGCCGGCCGGCCGACGAATACAAAGGCGTCGCCAAGTTCTTCGCCTATCTGTCGCGCGCCGACGTGCAGGCCGCCTGGCATCAAAACACGGGCTATCTGCCGGTGACGCGCGCCGCCTACGAACTGACGCGCGCGCAGGGATTCTACGAACGCAATCCCGGCACGGCGATCTCGATCGAGCAGATGACCCTGAAGCCGCCGACCGACAATTCGCGCGGATTGCGACTGGGCTCCTTCGTCCTGATCCGCGACGTCATTGACGACGAGCTCGAACAGGCGTTCAGCGGCCGAAAGCCGGCGCAGGCGGCAATGGATTCCGCGGTCGAGCGCGGCAACAAGCTGCTGCGTCAGTTCGAACGGACCCAACCATGA
- a CDS encoding sensor histidine kinase gives MVGLVRAVPIRWRILSIAALNSLVVLILASMIWSGARVLSSAWDDVRQVRESDKVLALLESETSRLQNLIHRYINQPSPDLFAEILLLREAVLGTLTNRASTDPMLSGSVAELERVTERFLNGFGDLRALQGKIKDTYENQVQGPARDIAGLYSIIEGATGRRDAAIWPPLGRSREAFTAMLVAANSYYLSLSKQAAEDARRNTETIERTVPVMIEFADNDLQKMALQRLKARVAALRDGLQTLSDQLASRSDLLRNAIDASQASTIGAIDALSVKMRQREQKAQETFDRTLTGISRKVLWIAVIFIGVIMIVGTLIALSIRLPLQQILAAMHAITSGDYGRRVAGTEARDEVGAMARAVEVFRENAIDKRRAEDDLRASKEKAESALLELNAAQQNLIDAERLAALGGLVAGVAHEVNNPIGISLTVASSFSRKTTMFEADLKGDAPLRRSQLDEFVRSSRDAAQQLVANLQRAAELIQSFKQVAVDRSHAERRQFNLHEATDQIVASLKPVLKRAPIELAIDVPDGLVIDGYPGAYGQILTNLFLNAANHAFADGRAGRIAITARPRGDDVEIVFADNGAGMTPDVQRQAFDPFFTTRRNEGGTGLGLHIVYNLVTQQLGGRMMLESRLGQGTTFRIIMPRTATGGPTDADTPIDGNVKWPTRTISSS, from the coding sequence ATGGTCGGGCTGGTGCGCGCGGTCCCGATCCGCTGGCGCATCCTGTCGATCGCGGCGCTGAACTCGCTGGTGGTGCTGATCCTCGCCAGCATGATCTGGAGCGGCGCGCGGGTGCTGAGCTCGGCCTGGGACGACGTCCGCCAGGTCCGCGAATCCGACAAAGTCCTGGCGCTGCTGGAGAGCGAGACCAGCCGGCTGCAGAACCTGATCCACCGCTACATCAATCAGCCGAGCCCGGACCTGTTCGCCGAAATCCTGCTGCTGCGCGAGGCGGTGCTGGGCACGCTCACCAATCGCGCATCGACCGACCCGATGCTGTCGGGATCGGTCGCCGAGCTCGAGCGCGTGACCGAACGCTTCCTCAACGGCTTCGGCGACCTGCGCGCGCTGCAGGGCAAGATCAAGGACACCTACGAAAACCAGGTGCAGGGGCCGGCGCGCGACATCGCCGGGCTGTATTCGATCATCGAGGGCGCGACCGGGCGGCGCGATGCGGCGATCTGGCCGCCGCTCGGCCGCTCGCGCGAGGCCTTCACGGCGATGTTGGTGGCGGCCAATTCGTACTATCTGTCGCTGTCCAAACAGGCCGCCGAGGACGCCCGTCGCAACACCGAGACGATCGAGCGCACCGTGCCGGTGATGATCGAGTTCGCCGACAACGACCTGCAGAAGATGGCGCTGCAGCGGCTGAAAGCCCGCGTCGCCGCCCTCCGCGACGGACTGCAGACGCTGTCGGATCAGCTCGCGAGCCGCAGCGATCTGCTGCGCAATGCGATCGACGCCAGCCAGGCCTCGACCATCGGCGCGATCGATGCGCTCTCGGTGAAGATGCGCCAGCGCGAACAGAAAGCGCAGGAGACGTTCGACCGGACGCTCACCGGCATCTCGCGCAAGGTGCTGTGGATCGCGGTGATCTTCATCGGCGTGATCATGATCGTCGGCACCCTGATCGCGCTCAGCATTCGGCTGCCTCTGCAACAGATTTTGGCGGCGATGCACGCGATCACCTCCGGCGACTACGGCCGCCGCGTCGCCGGCACCGAAGCCCGCGACGAAGTCGGCGCGATGGCCCGCGCGGTCGAGGTGTTCCGCGAGAACGCCATCGACAAGCGCCGGGCCGAAGACGATCTGCGCGCCTCCAAGGAGAAGGCCGAGAGCGCGCTGCTCGAATTGAATGCCGCGCAGCAGAATTTGATCGACGCCGAACGGCTGGCGGCGCTCGGCGGACTCGTGGCCGGCGTCGCCCACGAGGTCAACAACCCGATCGGAATCAGCCTGACGGTAGCGTCGAGCTTCAGCCGCAAGACGACGATGTTCGAGGCGGATCTGAAAGGCGATGCGCCGCTGCGGCGGTCGCAGCTCGACGAATTCGTCCGCTCCTCCCGCGACGCCGCGCAGCAGTTGGTCGCCAACCTGCAACGCGCCGCCGAACTGATCCAGTCGTTCAAACAGGTCGCGGTCGACCGCTCCCACGCCGAACGCCGGCAATTCAATCTGCACGAGGCCACCGACCAGATCGTCGCCAGCCTCAAGCCGGTGCTGAAACGGGCGCCGATCGAGCTCGCGATCGACGTGCCCGACGGCCTGGTGATCGACGGCTATCCGGGCGCTTACGGCCAGATCCTGACCAACCTGTTCCTCAACGCCGCCAACCACGCCTTCGCCGACGGCCGCGCCGGCCGGATCGCCATCACCGCGCGACCACGCGGCGACGACGTCGAGATCGTGTTCGCCGACAACGGCGCCGGCATGACCCCCGACGTGCAGCGCCAGGCGTTCGACCCGTTCTTCACCACCCGCCGCAACGAAGGCGGCACCGGGCTCGGCCTGCACATCGTTTACAATCTGGTCACCCAGCAGCTCGGCGGGCGGATGATGCTGGAATCAAGGCTGGGACAAGGCACGACTTTTCGCATTATCATGCCCCGCACCGCCACCGGCGGGCCGACCGACGCCGACACGCCCATCGACGGAAATGTGAAATGGCCGACCAGGACGATATCCTCCAGCTGA
- a CDS encoding ATP-binding response regulator: MADQDDILQLIEDTEPGPEPSNTKRWKIAVIDDDPAVHEGTRFALSDYNLNGQTLEILSAYSGAEGRELMRANPDIAAVLLDVIMESDAAGLELVEFIRNEMRNETVRIILRTGQPGQAPERRVIVDYDINDYKAKTELTADKLFTSLTAALRSYQQLERMVQTRRGLEIIIDAASTLYDFKSMQRLAEGVLTQIASLLNVDCAGILVLRDAGDDFSVLAGSGCYSRFIGSAGIRPLDQDLRQMVEEAFRRRKHEFADQRTVLYVRTGSGREVVVLLQAERELTDTDRSLVEIFGSRLSIAFDNVILYKQLHEANTQLEDRVAQRTRALTQANRRLSTQWMRLQRANAFKNEILGTVAHDLKNPLGVILGRTEMLTELIGADSPKENVIAQVDHIREATRRLTSMVDHLISDAMADAFDISIRREAVDLAALVAEVAEANRPMAQNKQQAISVSIPDARMTMCDADRVREAIDNLVSNAIKYSPIGGKIALQVDGDDANTVVRVTDEGAGLSPEDLSRLFGRFQRLSAKPTAGESSTGLGLSIVKKIIDMHGGNVGAHSPGPGQGATFTITLPASPAS, encoded by the coding sequence ATGGCCGACCAGGACGATATCCTCCAGCTGATCGAAGATACCGAGCCCGGGCCCGAGCCGTCGAACACCAAGCGGTGGAAGATCGCGGTGATCGACGACGATCCCGCCGTCCACGAGGGCACCCGCTTCGCGCTCAGCGACTACAATCTCAACGGCCAGACCCTGGAAATCCTCTCGGCCTATTCGGGCGCCGAGGGCCGCGAACTGATGCGGGCCAATCCCGACATTGCCGCGGTGCTGCTCGACGTCATCATGGAGTCGGACGCGGCCGGGCTCGAACTGGTCGAGTTCATCCGCAACGAGATGCGCAACGAGACCGTTCGCATCATCCTGCGCACCGGCCAGCCGGGCCAGGCGCCGGAACGCCGGGTGATCGTCGACTACGACATCAACGACTACAAGGCCAAGACCGAGCTCACCGCCGACAAGCTGTTCACGTCGCTGACCGCCGCACTGCGCAGCTACCAGCAACTGGAGCGGATGGTGCAGACGCGGCGCGGGCTCGAGATCATCATCGACGCCGCCTCCACGTTGTACGATTTCAAATCGATGCAGCGGCTGGCCGAAGGCGTGCTGACCCAGATCGCCTCGCTGCTCAATGTCGACTGCGCGGGAATCCTGGTGCTGCGCGACGCCGGCGACGATTTTTCGGTGCTGGCCGGCTCCGGCTGTTACAGCCGCTTCATCGGTTCGGCCGGTATCCGGCCGCTCGATCAGGACCTGCGGCAAATGGTCGAGGAGGCGTTCCGACGCCGCAAGCACGAATTCGCCGATCAACGCACCGTGCTGTATGTCCGGACCGGCAGCGGGCGCGAGGTCGTGGTGCTGCTGCAGGCCGAGCGTGAACTCACCGACACCGACCGCTCGCTGGTCGAGATTTTCGGTAGCCGGCTGTCGATCGCATTCGACAATGTGATCCTCTACAAGCAGCTCCACGAGGCCAACACCCAGCTCGAGGACCGGGTCGCGCAGCGCACCCGCGCGCTGACCCAGGCCAATCGCCGGCTGTCGACGCAATGGATGCGGTTGCAGCGCGCCAACGCCTTCAAGAACGAGATTCTCGGCACCGTCGCCCACGACCTGAAGAATCCACTTGGCGTCATCCTCGGCCGCACCGAGATGCTGACCGAACTGATCGGCGCCGATTCGCCCAAGGAAAACGTCATCGCCCAGGTCGATCACATCCGCGAGGCGACGCGGCGGCTGACCTCGATGGTGGACCACCTGATCTCAGATGCGATGGCCGACGCCTTCGACATTTCGATCCGGCGCGAGGCGGTCGATCTCGCCGCATTGGTCGCCGAAGTGGCCGAGGCCAACCGGCCGATGGCGCAGAACAAGCAGCAGGCGATCTCGGTGTCGATCCCCGACGCCCGGATGACGATGTGCGACGCCGATCGGGTGCGCGAGGCGATCGACAATCTGGTCAGCAACGCCATCAAATACAGTCCGATCGGCGGCAAGATCGCGCTGCAGGTCGACGGCGACGACGCCAACACCGTCGTCCGCGTCACCGACGAGGGCGCCGGCCTGTCGCCGGAGGATCTGAGCCGGCTTTTCGGCCGGTTCCAGCGCCTCTCCGCCAAGCCGACCGCCGGCGAGAGCTCGACCGGGCTCGGCCTGTCGATCGTCAAGAAGATCATCGACATGCACGGCGGCAATGTCGGCGCCCACAGCCCCGGCCCTGGCCAGGGCGCGACCTTCACCATCACCCTGCCCGCATCGCCCGCATCATGA